Proteins encoded by one window of Anopheles maculipalpis chromosome 2RL, idAnoMacuDA_375_x, whole genome shotgun sequence:
- the LOC126556851 gene encoding potassium voltage-gated channel protein eag, giving the protein MPGGRRGLVAPQNTFLENIIRRSNSQPDSSFLLANAQIVDFPIVYCNEAFCKISGYNRAEVMQKSCRCGFMYGELTEKETVARVEYALEHQQHDQFEVLLYKKNKTPLWLLLQVAPIRNERDLVVLFLLTFRDITALKQPIDSEDTKGGLSKFAKLARSVTRSRQFSAHLPTLKDPTKQSNLAHMMSLSADVMPQYRQEAPKTPPHILLHYCAFKAIWDWVILCLTFYTAIMVPYNVAFKNKTSEDVSLLVVDSIVDVIFFIDIVLNFHTTFVGPGGEVVSDPKVIRMNYLKSWFIIDLLSCLPYDVFNAFDHDEDGIGSLFSALKVVRLLRLGRVVRKLDRYLEYGAAMLILLLCFYMLVAHWLACIWYSIGRSDADNGVQYSWLWKLANVTQSPYSYIWSNESNAPELVNGPSRKTMYVTALYFTMTCMTSVGFGNVAAETDNEKVFTICMMIIAALLYATIFGHVTTIIQQMTSATAKYHDMLNNVREFMKLHEVPKALSERVMDYVVSTWAMTKGLDTDKVLNYCPKDMKADICVHLNRKVFNEHPAFRLASDGCLRALAMHFCMSHSAPGDLLYHTGESIDSLCFIVTGSLEVIQDDEVVAILGKGDVFGDSFWKDSAVGQSAANVRALTYCDLHAIKRDKLLEVLDFYQAFANSFARNLVLTYNLRHRLIFRKVADVRREKELAERRKNEPQLGSSQDHLVRKIFSKFRRAQQNAQGTKDQTGSVQSDVEKGDTDTDKGKLPAKLTLTEDTRALTTAVPSPSPSPSPSSGPPSAKGPRASKWGRLLGSSSVDSASDTSTKVAVSRSLSARESLRESAQGRASSSSSSNGGQGNKIFPKTPKLSPGPGATLARQDTIDEGGEADHTPATRPPERPIVHMEREVKPPSLERQPTERDRLLDTATTERVRERERERERERERERERERERERQMERNLSLERERQIEMAQSRSTTSDTYDTGLREQPSTLAQRDLIATVLDMKVDVRLEMQRMAQRMGRIEELLNDLLARIQIDSSGQSSPGDMPTVVPATPGPSTSGALVPAAAPNPGAGPGALGLSPATAAAIGPGGNGLGPILLRKRRSKSRKAPAPPKQSPEQTCLLDSELPSTSATRKREFL; this is encoded by the exons ATGCCCGGTGGACGGAGGGGGCTCGTTGCTCCCCAGAACACGTTTCTGGAAAACATTATCCGGCGTTCGAACTCGCAGC CGGATAGTTCCTTTCTGTTGGCTAACGCTCAAATCGTTGATTTCCCTATCGTGTACTGCAATGAGGCCTTCTGTAAAATTAGCGGCTATAATCGTGCTGAAGTTATGCAAAAGTCATGCAG GTGCGGCTTCATGTACGGCGAGCTGACAGAAAAGGAGACGGTGGCCCGGGTGGAGTACGCACTGGAACACCAGCAGCACGACCAGTTCGAGGTGCTACTCTACAAGAAAAACA AAACACCGCTATGGCTCCTGCTCCAGGTTGCTCCCATTCGCAACGAACGGGATTTGGTTGTGCTATTTTTGCTGACGTTTCGGGACATTACCGCCCTCAAGCAACCGATCGACAGCGAGGACACGAAAGGTG GCCTGTCCAAGTTCGCAAAGTTGGCTCGCTCCGTGACCAGAAGCCGTCAATTCAGTGCACACTTGCCTACGCTAAAGGATCCTACTAAGCAATCAAATCTAGCTCAT ATGATGTCATTAAGTGCCGATGTTATGCCACAGTATCGCCAGGAAGCGCCAAAAACGCCGCCGCATATACTACTGCATTATTGTGCATTCAAAGCAATCTGGGATTGGGTGATATtgtgtttaacattttatACTGCAATTATG GTACCATACAACGTAGCCTTCAAGAACAAGACGTCGGAGGATGTTTCACTGTTGGTAGTTGACTCGATAGTAGACGTAATATTTTTCATAGACATCG TGCTTAACTTTCACACAACGTTTGTCGGTCCGGGCGGTGAGGTAGTAAGTGACCCGAAGGTGATCCGCATGAACTACCTGAAGTCGTGGTTTATCATCGATCTGCTCAGCTGTCTGCCGTACGACGTGTTCAATGCGTTCGACCACGATGAAGAT GGTATCGGATCGTTGTTCAGCGCCCTGAAGGTGGTGCGTCTGTTGCGGCTCGGGCGCGTCGTGCGAAAGCTTGATCGATATCTAGAGTACGGTGCGGCCATGTTGATACTGTTGCTGTGCTTCTACATGCTTGTCGCTCACTGGTTAGCCTGTATCTGGTACTCGATCGGGCGCAGCGATGCTGACAACGGG GTACAGTACAGCTGGCTTTGGAAGCTGGCCAACGTTACCCAGAGCCCGTACTCCTACATCTGGTCGAACGAGTCCAATGCACCGGAGCTGGTGAACGGTCCGTCGAGAAAAACGATGTACGTTACGGCGTTGTACTTCACCATGACATGTATGACATCG GTCGGATTCGGAAACGTTGCTGCCGAGACGGACAACGAGAAGGTATTCACTATCTGCATGATGATAATTGCAG CTCTCCTGTACGCGACCATTTTCGGTCACGTTACCACCATCATCCAGCAAATGACTTCGGCCACCGCAAAGTACCACGATATGCTGAACAACGTGCGGGAGTTCATGAAGCTGCACGAGGTACCGAAGGCCCTGAGCGAACGCGTTATGGACTATGTTGTATCAACATGGGCGATGACCAAGGGGCTGGACACGGACAAG GTTCTAAACTATTGCCCAAAGGACATGAAGGCCGATATCTGCGTCCATCTGAACCGGAAGGTATTTAACGAGCATCCGGCATTTCGATTAGCATCCGACGGATGCCTCCGGGCCCTGGCGATGCACTTCTGCATGTCACACTCTGCACCGG GGGATCTGCTCTATCATACGGGCGAAAGCATCGACAGTCTGTGCTTTATCGTGACGGGCAGTCTGGAGGTGATACAGGACGACGAGGTGGTCGCGATACTGGGCAAGGGCGATGTGTTCGGTGACTCGTTCTGGAAGGATTCGGCTGTGGGGCAAAGTGCGGCTAATGTGCGGGCATTAACTTACTGTGATTTACATGCGATAAAACGAGACAAGCTGCTCGAAGTATTAGATTTTTATCAGGCTTTTGCTAATAGTTTTGCGAGGAATCTAGTTTTAACGTACAACTTAAGACATCGATTAATCTTTAG GAAAGTAGCGGACGTTCGGCGTGAGAAAGAGCTAGCGGAGCGACGGAAGAACGAACCACAACTGGGCTCTAGTCAAGATCACCTggtaagaaaaatattttcaaaatttagaCGAGCTCAGCAAAATGCACAAGGAACCAAGGACCAAACTGGTTCCGTTCAAAGCGACGTTGAGAAGGGCGACACAGATACAGACAAAGGAAAG TTGCCGGCCAAGCTGACGTTGACGGAGGACACACGGGCCCTAACAACTGCCGTGCCGTCCCCATCGCCCTCACCCTCTCCGTCGTCCGGACCACCGTCAGCGAAGGGTCCACGAGCGAGCAAGTGGGGCCGGCTGTTGGGGAGCTCCAGCGTTGATTCGGCCAGCGACACAAGCACAAAGGTAGCCGTGTCTAGAAGTTTAAGTGCACGCGAAAGCTTACGTGAAAGTGCACAAGGTAGAGCGAGCTCGAGCTCGAGTAGTAATGGCGGTCAAGGCAACAAG ATATTTCCCAAGACTCCAAAACTATCACCCGGCCCGGGAGCAACACTAgcccggcaggatacgatcgACGAGGGTGGTGAGGCGGACCACACACCAGCAACCCGACCACCGGAACGGCCCATCGTGCATATGGAGCGTGAGGTGAAGCCACCATCGCTCGAACGGCAACCAACCGAGCGGGATCGACTGCTAGACACAGCGACAACGGAACGGGTCCGAGAACGGGAACGGGAACGCGAGCGGGAACGGGAACGGGAGCGGGAACGGGAACGCGAGCGGGAGCGACAGATGGAGCGCAATCTGTCACTGGAGCGGGAGCGTCAGATCGAGATGGCACAGTCCCGATCGACGACCTCCGACACGTACGACACCGGGCTACGGGAGCAGCCGTCTACGCTCGCCCAGCGGGATCTCATTGCGACGGTCCTGGACATGAAGGTCGACGTGCGCCTGGAGATGCAGCGGATGGCACAGCGGATGGGTCGGATCGAGGAGCTGCTGAACGATCTGCTGGCCCGCATCCAGATCGACTCGTCCGGCCAAAGCTCACCGGGCGACATGCCCACGGTAGTGCCGGCGACGCCCGGGCCCAGCACGTCCGGCGCGCTCGTACCGGCCGCGGCACCCAACCCGGGTGCCGGCCCGGGCGCACTAGGCCTTAGTCCGGCGACCGCCGCAGCGATCGGTCCCGGTGGTAACGGGCTTGGGCCGATCCTGTTACGCAAGCGGCGCTCCAAAAGCCGCAAGGCACCGGCTCCACCGAAGCAGAGCCCGGAGCAGACCTGCCTGCTGGACAGCGAGCTCCCGTCCACGTCGGCCACGCGCAAGCGCGAGTTCCTCTAG